Proteins from a genomic interval of Lysobacter arenosi:
- a CDS encoding LytR/AlgR family response regulator transcription factor produces the protein MAEARAMKAVVAEDEELLRTALVELLGEVWPELQIVAQCEDGASALEAIAEHRPDVAFLDIRMPGLTGLDVAAAAAQASPVTQAVFVTAYDQYAVDAFEHGAIDYLLKPVSRERLAATAQRIQARAAAGSVDAVALAQLVATLDLAPRNSEPPLTWITASAGRETRLILVDDVAYFRAEHKYTVVMTADGEALIRKPIRELLIALDPSVFRQIHRSTIVNLKAIASIVRDDSGKGLVRLRQRPETLTVSQPFMALFKQM, from the coding sequence ATGGCTGAGGCGAGAGCAATGAAAGCCGTCGTCGCCGAAGACGAAGAGCTGCTGCGCACCGCGCTGGTGGAACTGCTGGGCGAGGTCTGGCCGGAACTGCAGATCGTCGCGCAGTGCGAGGACGGCGCCAGTGCGCTGGAAGCCATCGCCGAACACCGGCCTGATGTCGCCTTCCTCGATATCCGCATGCCGGGCCTGACCGGCCTGGACGTCGCCGCGGCCGCGGCCCAGGCCAGCCCGGTAACGCAGGCGGTGTTCGTCACCGCCTACGACCAGTACGCCGTCGATGCCTTCGAGCATGGCGCGATCGATTACCTGCTCAAGCCGGTCAGCCGCGAGCGCCTGGCGGCGACCGCGCAGCGGATCCAGGCACGCGCCGCGGCCGGCAGTGTCGATGCGGTGGCGCTGGCGCAACTGGTGGCCACGCTCGACCTGGCGCCGCGCAACAGCGAGCCGCCGCTGACCTGGATCACCGCCAGCGCCGGTCGCGAAACGCGCCTGATCCTGGTCGACGACGTCGCCTACTTCCGCGCCGAACACAAGTACACGGTGGTGATGACGGCCGACGGTGAAGCACTGATCCGCAAGCCGATCCGTGAACTGCTGATCGCGCTCGACCCGAGCGTGTTCCGCCAGATCCACCGCTCCACCATCGTCAACCTCAAGGCGATCGCCTCGATCGTGCGCGACGACAGCGGCAAGGGCCTGGTGCGCCTGCGCCAGCGTCCGGAAACCCTCACCGTCAGCCAGCCTTTCATGGCGCTGTTCAAGCAGATGTAG
- a CDS encoding response regulator transcription factor, with the protein MTTAPVRIALADDQGIVRAGLRALLERHGIEVVFEAEDGAQLLDRLAATPVDVVLSDIRMAGVDGIEALRRMRERGDTTPVLLLTTFDESELLLRATAAGAQGFMLKDAAPEDLRDAIARVAAGETLLQPVSTDPVRARYQYHASEAPRENFTDREVAILRLLAGGYSNKEIARAMFLAEGTVKNYVSVILDKLDTRDRTRAVLKAITLRVI; encoded by the coding sequence ATGACGACAGCGCCGGTCCGCATCGCCCTCGCCGACGACCAGGGCATCGTCCGCGCCGGTCTGCGCGCCTTGCTCGAGCGCCACGGCATCGAGGTCGTGTTCGAGGCCGAGGATGGCGCGCAGTTGCTGGATCGGCTGGCGGCCACGCCGGTCGATGTGGTGCTGAGCGACATCCGCATGGCCGGCGTCGACGGCATCGAGGCCCTGCGCCGCATGCGCGAGCGTGGCGACACCACGCCGGTGCTGCTGCTGACCACATTCGATGAGAGCGAGCTGCTGCTGCGCGCCACCGCTGCCGGGGCACAGGGCTTCATGCTCAAGGATGCCGCGCCCGAAGACCTGCGCGATGCGATTGCGCGCGTCGCCGCGGGCGAGACGCTGCTGCAACCGGTCAGCACCGACCCGGTGCGTGCCAGGTACCAGTACCACGCCAGCGAAGCGCCGCGCGAGAACTTCACCGATCGCGAGGTCGCGATCCTGCGCCTGCTGGCCGGCGGCTATTCCAACAAGGAGATCGCGCGGGCGATGTTCCTCGCCGAAGGCACGGTCAAGAACTACGTGTCGGTGATCCTCGACAAGCTCGATACCCGCGACCGCACCCGCGCGGTGCTCAAGGCGATCACGCTGCGGGTGATCTGA